One bacterium genomic region harbors:
- a CDS encoding undecaprenyl-diphosphate phosphatase: MHFFQILLLAVIQGFTELLPVSSSAHVIVAEKMMGIDPTSPEMTLLLVMLHTGTMGSVLVFFGKDWKKTYFRDRKNTLSLLRLVFLSSLTTGLLGFGLKSLIENISLQGIPDASIEMIFGNLKLISLSLATVGAVILIAAFREGHTSTKKTFGIPEAYWIGMFQGLCLPFRGFSRSGATISAGLILGIDKKRSEDFSFALALVLTPPVVLREAHRLMKTHAFWGMGASDVLSLFLPSLLGMILSFGAGLLALHLLSSWLEKGRWAWFGVYCLAFSGLVWFLA; the protein is encoded by the coding sequence ATGCACTTTTTCCAGATCCTGCTGTTGGCCGTGATCCAAGGTTTCACCGAACTGCTTCCCGTCTCCAGTTCCGCCCACGTGATCGTGGCCGAAAAAATGATGGGGATCGACCCCACCTCCCCTGAGATGACCCTTCTTTTGGTCATGCTTCATACCGGGACCATGGGGTCCGTCCTGGTTTTTTTCGGGAAGGATTGGAAAAAAACCTATTTCCGCGACCGGAAAAACACCTTGTCCCTGCTCAGGCTGGTCTTCCTTTCCTCGTTGACCACCGGCCTTTTGGGCTTCGGCCTCAAATCCCTGATCGAGAACATTTCGCTCCAAGGGATCCCGGACGCGAGCATCGAGATGATCTTCGGGAACCTGAAGCTCATCTCCCTTTCCCTGGCGACGGTCGGGGCCGTCATCCTCATCGCGGCGTTCCGGGAAGGACATACCAGCACCAAGAAGACCTTCGGGATCCCGGAAGCCTATTGGATCGGGATGTTCCAGGGGCTCTGCCTGCCCTTCCGGGGGTTCTCGCGGTCCGGGGCCACCATTTCGGCCGGGCTCATCCTTGGCATCGACAAGAAGAGGTCCGAGGACTTCAGTTTTGCCCTGGCCCTGGTCCTCACCCCGCCGGTGGTCCTTCGGGAGGCCCATCGCCTGATGAAAACCCATGCCTTTTGGGGGATGGGCGCCTCGGACGTCCTTTCGCTTTTCCTCCCGAGCCTTTTGGGGATGATCTTGAGCTTTGGGGCCGGACTCCTGGCCCTGCACCTGCTTTCCTCATGGCTCGAAAAAGGCCGCTGGGCCTGGTTCGGGGTCTACTGCCTGGCTTTTTCCGGATTGGTCTGGTTCCTGGCCTGA